From a single Calothrix sp. NIES-2098 genomic region:
- a CDS encoding amino acid adenylation domain-containing protein: MMNLQKELPISSLSCFVVGDGVLPLSCLEILLQKGWQVLGIYSMDNSLQKWAQEHGINHAASRTDFNAQLLSNQYDYLFSINNVKWIIPADVIAQARKATINYHDSPLPKYAGLYATSWALLNGETNHAVTWHEVTCEIDAGRILKQQEVPILADDTVFMLNTRCFDAAVKSFDELVTELATDKVQPYPQDLSQRSYFGLSDRPPSAGIISFDDSSKDICNLVRALEFGPVANQLGVAKLWLPGGVVAVGSARLTKTSQGIPGQVLNLDADGLHVATVDGAVQLSKFATLNGKELSVDNLSEDYGVVVGNVLPVIDAATKDAISQRNAAICRYETTWAERLKTLAPFQHPYLPVELSSQTGDSPLHRYSISLPTPQLEPKSLLTMFAAYCARLTTEAEFDLGLQTNAQRSIAPEIFAQRVPIRIQVQPEESFDRFQERLTVDLDRTSRLGSFRNSLLRRYPELQANSQNHFLPVAIALVPSPDRLDWQHLNATIALVAYEDGSLPEVVHTGAINDFYSQAIAQQLQSLIAACIEHPQQPLAQLPLLSAAEQQQILVEWNQTAQPFPSYLCIHELFEQQAAKTPDAIAVVFGAQQLTYRELNEKANQLAHYLRLCGVGPDVLVGLHVERSLEMIIALQGIHKAGGAYLPLDPDFPHDRLAFMLQDSQTPVIVTQQKLISNLQVERDVRIVPIDTMWSEIAQQPTSNPHSGVKPENLSYIIYTSGSTGKPKGVMVEHRNVVNFFTGMDDVIDRDPLGVWLAVTSLSFDISVLELFWTLARGFKVVIYNPKAERARSTSQKLKLQHESKTIDFSLFYFSSHEQGEDAAAKYRLLFEGSKFADRNGFTAIWTPERHFHAFGGLFPNPALTSAAIATVTNQIQIRAGSCVSPLHSPVRIAEDWSVVDNFSRGRVGISFAAGWQPNDFVLRPETFENRKDIMFQQIEEVRALWRGETVNYPNGKGEMVAVQTLPRPIQPELPIWITAASNPETFQMAGAKGYHILTHLLGQSLEELAAKIAIYRQAWAENGHPGKGTVTLMLHTFVGENDDAVKEIVRQPMRHYLASSLDLIKKAAWSFPTFKQKTTNDNGQFSVSHLSDRDKDEVLDFSFERYFETSGLFGTIETCLQMVDRIKGIDVDEISCLIDYGVETEKVLAQLPLLNQVKAQANGQAGNPEQTQDYSIADLIKQHQATHLQCTPSMASMLIADSTAREAIRQIKTMMVGGEAFTEALAEQLKQIIPGQIHNMYGPTETTIWSTTHTLTEVNGVVPIGRAIANTELYILDKHRQPVPVGMAGELLIGGKGVTRGYLNRPELTQERFIPNPFNNNPEDRLYRTGDLVRYRMDGNLEFLGRIDFQVKVRGYRIELGEIETILSRHEAVREAVIVVREDVPGDKRLVAYILPQPGNQPAHATLREYLLSQLPEYMVPSNFVVLEAFPLTPNNKVDRKALPAPIAVLQDSEPVRTTMPQTEIEQTLTEIWQKVLQVSQVGIKDNFFDLGGNSLVAVTLMSEIRSAFNVNLPLISLFRSPTIPGIAKEIEVCT; the protein is encoded by the coding sequence ATGATGAATCTGCAAAAAGAACTACCTATATCGAGTTTGTCTTGTTTCGTAGTCGGTGATGGTGTTCTGCCATTAAGTTGCTTGGAAATTCTGTTACAGAAAGGTTGGCAAGTGCTGGGAATTTATTCAATGGATAATTCCTTGCAAAAGTGGGCGCAAGAACATGGCATCAACCACGCTGCTTCTCGAACCGATTTTAACGCACAACTTTTGAGCAACCAGTACGATTATCTTTTCAGCATTAATAATGTCAAGTGGATTATTCCCGCTGATGTAATTGCCCAGGCACGCAAAGCAACCATTAACTACCACGACTCACCATTGCCAAAGTATGCTGGCTTGTATGCGACTTCTTGGGCTTTGCTGAATGGTGAAACCAATCATGCTGTCACCTGGCACGAAGTTACCTGTGAAATTGATGCCGGACGGATATTAAAACAGCAAGAAGTGCCAATTTTGGCAGATGATACCGTATTTATGCTGAATACTCGCTGCTTCGATGCCGCAGTCAAATCTTTTGACGAACTGGTAACGGAATTAGCAACAGATAAAGTGCAGCCTTATCCCCAGGATCTATCTCAACGGAGTTATTTTGGCCTCAGCGATCGCCCACCCTCAGCGGGGATAATATCATTTGATGACAGTAGTAAAGATATTTGTAACCTGGTCAGAGCGCTAGAGTTTGGGCCAGTTGCCAACCAACTAGGTGTGGCTAAACTTTGGTTGCCAGGAGGAGTAGTTGCTGTAGGATCTGCCCGTTTAACCAAAACTTCCCAAGGCATTCCCGGACAGGTGCTGAATCTAGATGCCGATGGGTTGCACGTTGCTACCGTGGATGGCGCGGTGCAATTGAGTAAGTTCGCTACTTTAAATGGCAAAGAACTCTCTGTAGACAACTTGAGTGAAGATTATGGTGTGGTAGTCGGTAATGTTTTACCTGTAATTGATGCCGCTACCAAAGATGCAATTAGCCAGCGTAATGCTGCTATCTGTCGTTATGAAACGACATGGGCAGAACGGTTAAAGACATTAGCGCCGTTTCAGCATCCTTATTTACCAGTGGAACTATCTAGCCAAACAGGAGATAGTCCCCTGCACCGTTATTCCATCTCGCTACCAACTCCACAGCTAGAGCCGAAATCCCTGTTAACAATGTTTGCCGCCTACTGTGCGCGGCTGACAACCGAGGCAGAATTTGACTTAGGGCTGCAAACCAACGCACAGCGCAGCATTGCACCAGAGATATTTGCCCAACGGGTGCCGATCCGCATTCAAGTGCAGCCTGAAGAGTCGTTCGATCGATTCCAAGAACGGCTGACAGTGGATCTAGATCGGACATCGCGGCTGGGTAGTTTTAGAAATAGCTTGTTAAGACGTTATCCAGAACTGCAAGCAAATTCTCAAAATCATTTTCTCCCGGTAGCGATCGCTCTAGTTCCCAGCCCCGATCGACTCGATTGGCAGCATCTCAATGCAACTATTGCCTTGGTGGCTTACGAAGATGGTAGCTTACCAGAAGTGGTACATACAGGCGCAATTAATGACTTTTACAGTCAGGCGATCGCCCAACAACTTCAGAGTTTAATCGCTGCGTGCATTGAGCATCCCCAACAACCTCTGGCGCAACTACCACTACTTTCCGCAGCCGAACAGCAGCAAATTTTGGTGGAGTGGAACCAGACAGCACAACCCTTTCCCAGCTATCTGTGCATCCACGAGCTATTTGAGCAGCAAGCAGCCAAAACTCCGGATGCGATCGCTGTTGTTTTTGGCGCGCAACAGCTCACCTACCGAGAATTAAATGAAAAAGCCAATCAACTAGCCCACTATCTGCGGCTTTGTGGAGTTGGCCCCGATGTTTTGGTAGGTTTGCACGTGGAGCGATCGCTGGAAATGATAATTGCGTTACAGGGAATCCACAAAGCCGGTGGCGCATATCTGCCCCTTGACCCCGACTTTCCCCACGATCGGCTGGCTTTCATGTTGCAAGATTCTCAAACGCCAGTTATCGTGACGCAGCAGAAGTTGATTTCCAATTTGCAGGTGGAACGCGATGTTCGCATTGTTCCCATAGATACGATGTGGAGCGAAATTGCCCAACAACCTACCAGCAATCCCCATAGTGGAGTTAAACCGGAGAATTTAAGCTACATCATCTACACTTCCGGTTCCACAGGTAAGCCCAAGGGCGTGATGGTAGAGCATCGCAATGTAGTCAACTTCTTTACTGGTATGGATGATGTAATTGATCGCGATCCACTAGGAGTCTGGTTGGCAGTCACCAGTTTATCCTTCGATATTTCCGTATTGGAACTATTCTGGACTCTGGCGCGGGGCTTTAAGGTCGTCATCTATAATCCCAAGGCAGAACGCGCCCGTTCTACTTCCCAGAAGTTAAAGCTACAACATGAATCGAAAACCATCGATTTTAGTCTGTTTTACTTCTCCAGCCACGAACAAGGCGAAGATGCCGCTGCCAAGTATCGGCTATTATTTGAAGGTAGCAAATTTGCCGATCGCAACGGGTTTACTGCTATCTGGACTCCCGAACGCCACTTCCACGCCTTTGGTGGCTTATTCCCCAACCCCGCCCTCACCAGTGCCGCGATCGCCACAGTTACCAACCAGATTCAAATACGCGCTGGTAGTTGTGTGTCTCCATTACATAGCCCAGTGCGTATTGCCGAAGATTGGTCTGTAGTCGATAACTTCTCCCGCGGTCGAGTAGGCATCTCCTTCGCCGCTGGCTGGCAACCCAATGACTTTGTGCTGCGTCCCGAAACCTTTGAGAACCGTAAAGACATCATGTTCCAGCAAATTGAGGAGGTACGGGCACTCTGGCGCGGGGAAACTGTCAACTATCCCAACGGTAAGGGAGAAATGGTGGCAGTGCAGACACTTCCGCGTCCGATTCAGCCCGAACTCCCAATCTGGATTACAGCAGCAAGCAATCCGGAAACATTCCAGATGGCAGGAGCCAAAGGCTATCATATCTTGACCCATCTGCTAGGGCAAAGCCTGGAAGAGTTAGCAGCGAAAATTGCCATTTATCGTCAAGCCTGGGCAGAAAATGGTCATCCCGGTAAAGGCACTGTCACCCTGATGCTGCACACTTTCGTCGGGGAAAATGATGATGCAGTCAAAGAAATTGTCCGTCAGCCGATGCGGCATTACCTGGCTAGTTCTCTCGATTTGATTAAAAAAGCCGCTTGGTCATTCCCGACGTTTAAGCAGAAAACTACTAACGACAACGGTCAATTCTCGGTATCTCATCTATCTGACCGAGATAAGGATGAAGTGTTGGACTTCTCCTTTGAGCGTTACTTTGAAACTAGCGGTTTGTTTGGCACAATAGAAACCTGTTTGCAGATGGTCGATCGCATCAAAGGTATTGATGTCGATGAAATTTCCTGCCTTATTGATTATGGTGTCGAGACAGAAAAAGTATTAGCCCAATTGCCACTGCTGAATCAGGTGAAAGCACAAGCCAATGGCCAGGCAGGAAATCCAGAGCAGACACAAGATTACTCTATAGCTGACCTCATCAAGCAGCATCAAGCCACCCATCTGCAATGCACGCCATCAATGGCTAGTATGCTGATTGCCGATAGCACGGCTCGCGAAGCTATAAGACAGATAAAGACGATGATGGTTGGCGGTGAAGCCTTTACCGAAGCCTTAGCCGAGCAACTCAAACAAATTATTCCGGGGCAGATTCACAATATGTACGGCCCCACAGAAACCACCATCTGGTCTACAACTCATACGCTGACAGAGGTGAATGGAGTGGTGCCCATTGGCAGAGCGATCGCCAACACTGAGTTGTACATTCTAGATAAGCATCGGCAACCCGTGCCAGTAGGCATGGCGGGCGAACTACTCATCGGTGGTAAAGGAGTGACTCGCGGCTATCTCAACAGGCCAGAGTTAACCCAAGAAAGGTTTATTCCCAATCCCTTCAACAACAATCCAGAGGATCGCCTTTACCGTACCGGAGACTTGGTGCGTTACCGCATGGATGGCAATCTAGAGTTTTTAGGACGCATAGACTTTCAGGTAAAAGTCCGGGGCTACCGGATTGAACTGGGAGAAATTGAGACGATTTTAAGCCGACATGAGGCAGTGCGAGAAGCCGTAATTGTGGTTCGTGAAGATGTGCCTGGGGACAAGCGCCTTGTCGCCTATATATTGCCACAACCGGGAAATCAACCCGCCCATGCCACTCTGCGAGAATATCTACTCTCCCAATTGCCAGAGTACATGGTGCCCTCTAATTTCGTCGTGCTGGAAGCATTTCCTCTGACACCAAACAATAAAGTTGACCGCAAGGCATTACCTGCTCCGATCGCGGTGCTACAGGATAGCGAGCCTGTCAGAACCACAATGCCTCAAACCGAAATTGAGCAAACCCTGACTGAAATCTGGCAGAAAGTGCTGCAAGTCTCGCAAGTGGGAATCAAAGACAACTTCTTCGATCTGGGGGGAAATTCCTTAGTTGCAGTCACATTAATGTCGGAAATTCGCTCCGCGTTTAATGTCAACTTACCCTTGATTAGCTTGTTCCGATCTCCCACCATACCCGGAATTGCCAAAGAGATTGAGGTATGTACATGA
- a CDS encoding sugar transferase, whose product MITENFQGVDSTDYSRLIKFVLDKVVAAIALILCLPVIVIVAIAIYYRMGSPVIFAQPRPGQNGRIFKFYKFRTMTNERDANGNLLPDAKRLTSFGKFLRKTSLDELPQLLNVLKGDMSFVGPRPLMVKYLDRYTPEQARRHEVKPGITGWAQVNGRNSISWQERFKLDIWYIDNWSWWLDLKILFLTVWKVLKKEGISHANHDTTMEEFMGNN is encoded by the coding sequence ATGATTACTGAGAATTTTCAAGGTGTTGATTCTACTGACTATAGTAGATTAATCAAATTTGTATTAGATAAAGTTGTAGCGGCGATCGCGCTCATTCTGTGCCTACCTGTAATTGTAATTGTGGCGATCGCTATTTACTACCGCATGGGTAGTCCTGTGATTTTTGCCCAACCTCGTCCCGGTCAAAACGGACGTATTTTTAAATTCTACAAGTTTCGCACTATGACCAATGAGCGCGATGCTAACGGTAATCTTTTACCCGATGCAAAACGCCTCACATCTTTCGGTAAATTTCTGCGAAAAACCAGTTTAGATGAACTTCCCCAACTGTTGAATGTTCTCAAGGGTGACATGAGTTTCGTTGGCCCGCGTCCTTTAATGGTCAAGTATCTTGACCGCTACACACCCGAACAAGCCCGCCGTCATGAAGTCAAGCCTGGGATTACCGGTTGGGCACAAGTTAACGGTCGCAATTCTATTTCTTGGCAAGAGCGATTCAAACTAGATATTTGGTATATCGATAATTGGAGTTGGTGGCTTGATTTAAAAATACTGTTTTTGACGGTATGGAAAGTACTTAAAAAAGAAGGAATTAGCCACGCTAATCATGACACCACGATGGAAGAATTTATGGGGAATAATTAA
- a CDS encoding carbonic anhydrase/acetyltransferase, isoleucine patch superfamily protein, whose protein sequence is MSNQRIGIIGAGGHAKVVASTAIAAGYKVVGFYDDDPQTWGSHIFDIPVVGPISELTSQSCSHAILGIGSNEVRKRLAEKLNLEWITVVHPFAWVHPEVSLGVGTVVCAGAIVQPYAQIGSHVILNTKASVDHDCYVGDYVHIAVSHLAGGASAEEGAFLALGSVVFPGVRVGAWATVGAGAIARKDVPPKTIVAGVPARVIREVS, encoded by the coding sequence ATGAGTAACCAAAGAATCGGGATAATCGGAGCTGGAGGCCATGCCAAAGTTGTAGCAAGTACGGCGATTGCTGCGGGATACAAAGTGGTAGGTTTTTATGACGATGACCCACAAACATGGGGCAGTCATATTTTTGACATCCCCGTTGTTGGGCCAATTAGCGAGCTGACGTCTCAAAGTTGTTCTCATGCAATCCTGGGTATAGGCTCTAACGAAGTCCGGAAGCGTCTGGCAGAAAAGCTCAATCTTGAGTGGATTACTGTGGTTCATCCCTTCGCTTGGGTTCATCCCGAAGTTTCATTAGGTGTAGGTACAGTTGTTTGTGCAGGTGCAATAGTTCAGCCCTATGCACAAATTGGTTCCCATGTGATTCTGAATACTAAGGCCAGCGTCGATCATGACTGCTATGTAGGAGATTACGTACATATAGCTGTGTCCCATTTGGCAGGTGGTGCATCCGCAGAAGAGGGTGCATTTCTGGCGCTGGGTAGCGTTGTGTTTCCTGGTGTTCGGGTTGGAGCTTGGGCTACGGTGGGTGCAGGGGCAATAGCGAGAAAAGACGTGCCGCCAAAAACCATCGTAGCAGGGGTGCCTGCCAGAGTAATTAGAGAAGTTTCGTAG
- a CDS encoding putative group 1 glycosyl transferase produces MNKLLMVTTIPDTLCAFLLPFSQHFRAQGWLVDAMACGISASAECVEAFDRVWDVQWSRNPLDPRNLLVAPQIIQEVMQQQQYDIVHVHTPVAAFVTRYALRNLRKQLSAQVVYTAHGFHFYRDGKPLRNAAFLALEKLAANWTDRLVVMNREDEEAAKRYQLISSDRIHYMPGVGVDLQYYNPEAISQAEVERVRRELGLAPETQLLLSVAEFIPRKHPQDVLRAFARLGRSDVCLAFAGDGPLMAEVQELATQLGVQNQVRFLGFRKDIPTLMRAATATVLASEQEGLPRSVMESMCLEVPVIGASIRGIEDLLAEDCGLLVKVGDIAGFTKAIAWVLEHSQEARLMGQRGRKRMANYDLRQVIKLHEALYAKATFTEPVVTKASLAVK; encoded by the coding sequence ATGAACAAACTGTTAATGGTGACAACAATTCCAGATACCTTATGCGCTTTCCTCCTGCCTTTTTCTCAGCACTTCCGTGCCCAAGGCTGGTTGGTAGATGCAATGGCTTGTGGAATTTCTGCCAGTGCTGAGTGTGTAGAGGCTTTCGATCGCGTCTGGGATGTGCAGTGGTCGCGCAACCCGCTAGATCCGCGGAATCTACTCGTTGCGCCCCAAATCATCCAAGAGGTGATGCAGCAGCAGCAATATGACATAGTTCACGTCCACACGCCTGTAGCAGCTTTTGTGACTCGCTATGCTCTGAGGAATTTAAGAAAGCAGCTTTCAGCTCAAGTAGTCTATACTGCTCACGGCTTTCACTTCTATCGTGATGGCAAACCCTTAAGAAATGCCGCGTTCTTGGCATTGGAGAAGCTGGCAGCAAATTGGACAGACCGTTTAGTAGTGATGAATCGTGAAGACGAGGAAGCCGCCAAGCGCTACCAACTGATCTCCAGCGATCGCATCCACTATATGCCAGGTGTGGGGGTAGATTTGCAGTATTACAATCCTGAGGCTATTTCACAGGCGGAAGTAGAAAGAGTGCGCCGGGAATTAGGTTTAGCACCAGAGACTCAACTGTTGCTGTCAGTGGCTGAGTTCATACCCCGCAAACATCCTCAAGATGTTTTAAGAGCATTTGCTCGCCTCGGTCGGTCTGATGTCTGCTTGGCTTTTGCCGGAGATGGGCCGCTAATGGCAGAAGTGCAAGAGTTAGCAACTCAACTAGGGGTACAAAATCAAGTTCGCTTTTTAGGATTCCGCAAAGATATTCCCACGTTAATGCGGGCGGCGACAGCTACTGTGCTGGCTTCCGAACAAGAGGGACTGCCAAGAAGTGTCATGGAGTCTATGTGTCTGGAAGTTCCAGTCATTGGGGCATCTATTCGGGGAATTGAAGACTTGTTGGCAGAAGACTGTGGGCTGCTGGTAAAAGTCGGAGATATCGCCGGATTTACAAAAGCGATCGCTTGGGTATTAGAGCATTCACAAGAGGCTCGCCTGATGGGCCAGCGCGGACGAAAACGTATGGCTAACTACGATCTCCGCCAGGTTATTAAGCTGCACGAAGCTTTGTATGCAAAGGCGACATTCACAGAGCCTGTAGTAACAAAAGCATCTTTGGCTGTTAAGTGA
- a CDS encoding putative ornithine decarboxylase: MLHIVSKNNFKMTLTWQTLQNLEQEYGDSFFILDLRQFENNYKDFLESFRAIYPNTNIGYSYKTNYIPKLCQTVHSMGGYAEVVSQMEYDLAIAIGVPASRIIFNGPLKQQQDIENAILAGSTVNLDCLEEVEIVTALAQRLPEKQIAVGLRCNFDIGEHRISRFGFDVAAGELDRAFKRLTEFQNCTVDGLHCHISTSSRSTESYARRTQKILELTDYYFQDKQPRFIDIGGGFFGKMTEDLRSQFDFYIPNYQEYAAAVAPQLKSRYPGNSGPELIIEPGVAIVSDVLKFAAKVVGLKTVRSRQIALVVGSIHNVKPTGTDKTLSFKIYQNDENNNKKLVGTVDIVGYTCMEHDCLYKEYSGEIAIGDYVVFENIGAYTVVFKPPFIRPNPPIISYDSILDDYSLIRRRETSQDVFSTYIL, translated from the coding sequence ATGTTACATATAGTTTCAAAAAATAATTTTAAAATGACACTTACTTGGCAAACATTACAAAATTTAGAGCAAGAATACGGAGACTCTTTTTTTATTCTGGATCTCAGACAATTTGAAAATAACTATAAAGACTTTCTTGAGAGTTTCCGCGCAATTTATCCAAATACCAACATAGGATATTCTTATAAAACTAACTACATTCCCAAATTATGCCAAACGGTGCATTCTATGGGAGGGTATGCCGAAGTTGTTTCCCAAATGGAGTATGATTTAGCGATCGCTATCGGCGTACCAGCAAGCAGAATTATTTTTAACGGGCCGTTGAAGCAGCAACAAGATATTGAAAACGCTATCTTAGCTGGTTCTACAGTCAACTTGGACTGTTTAGAAGAAGTTGAAATAGTTACAGCTTTAGCACAAAGATTACCAGAAAAGCAGATAGCTGTAGGCTTGAGATGTAATTTTGATATCGGTGAGCATCGGATATCTCGATTTGGGTTTGATGTTGCAGCAGGCGAACTCGATCGTGCTTTTAAACGACTCACAGAATTCCAGAATTGTACTGTTGATGGGCTACATTGCCACATTTCTACATCATCAAGAAGCACAGAATCCTATGCGCGTCGTACTCAGAAAATTTTGGAATTAACTGACTATTATTTTCAGGATAAACAACCAAGATTTATTGATATCGGTGGTGGTTTCTTTGGCAAAATGACTGAAGATTTAAGAAGTCAATTTGATTTTTATATTCCCAATTATCAGGAATACGCCGCAGCTGTTGCACCTCAATTAAAAAGCAGATATCCCGGTAACTCTGGCCCCGAACTAATTATTGAGCCAGGAGTAGCGATTGTTTCCGATGTGTTGAAATTTGCAGCTAAAGTCGTAGGCTTAAAAACAGTGCGATCGCGCCAAATCGCCCTAGTAGTTGGTAGCATCCACAACGTCAAGCCAACCGGAACCGATAAAACTCTGTCTTTCAAAATTTATCAAAACGATGAAAATAACAATAAAAAACTTGTAGGGACAGTGGACATAGTTGGATATACTTGTATGGAACATGATTGTTTATACAAGGAATATTCTGGAGAAATAGCTATAGGAGATTACGTGGTTTTTGAGAACATTGGTGCCTATACTGTAGTTTTTAAACCACCATTTATTAGACCCAATCCTCCTATTATTAGCTATGACTCTATTCTCGACGATTATTCACTAATTAGACGGCGCGAAACTTCTCAGGATGTGTTTTCTACCTATATCCTATAA
- a CDS encoding DegT/DnrJ/EryC1/StrS aminotransferase, with protein MNKQILLSTPHMGDRELEFVQEAFATNWIAPVGPHVDAFEQEFCQVTGAGYAAAVSSGTAAIHLALRLIGVESGDEVFCSTLTFAATANPIVYQGAKPVFIDSDRTSWNMNPDLLQAALEHRARIGKLPKAVVLVHLYGQSADIDPILKACDRYEIPLIEDAAEALGATYKGRHPGTFGKIGIYSFNGNKIITTSGGGMLVSDDPDLVKKARFLATQARDPAPHYQHSEIGFNYRLSNVLAGIGRGQLQVLSDRVAARRRNFEIYQQALGKLPGIEFMPEASFGRATRWLTCLTINPQVFGADREQVRLALAAQQIEARPVWKPLHLQPVFANCEAIGGSVAEELFTQGLCLPSGSNLTDEDLERVINAIAKMHHPIEQLI; from the coding sequence ATGAATAAACAAATTCTGCTTTCAACCCCTCACATGGGCGATCGCGAACTCGAATTCGTCCAAGAAGCCTTTGCAACTAACTGGATAGCCCCTGTTGGCCCCCATGTCGATGCTTTTGAACAGGAATTTTGTCAAGTTACTGGTGCGGGTTATGCGGCGGCTGTCAGTTCGGGGACAGCAGCTATTCATTTAGCTTTGCGATTAATTGGGGTGGAATCGGGAGATGAAGTTTTTTGTTCGACGCTGACCTTTGCGGCTACTGCTAATCCGATAGTTTATCAGGGAGCCAAACCAGTATTTATTGATAGCGATCGCACTTCTTGGAACATGAATCCCGATTTGTTGCAAGCAGCCCTAGAACACCGCGCCCGCATTGGCAAATTACCCAAAGCAGTTGTGCTAGTACATTTATACGGGCAAAGTGCAGACATCGATCCGATCCTCAAAGCTTGCGATCGCTATGAAATTCCTTTAATTGAAGATGCAGCAGAAGCCTTAGGTGCTACCTACAAAGGCCGACATCCTGGAACCTTTGGCAAAATTGGTATTTATTCCTTCAACGGCAATAAAATTATCACTACATCTGGCGGTGGGATGTTAGTTTCAGATGACCCAGATTTAGTTAAAAAAGCCCGATTTCTCGCCACTCAAGCCCGCGATCCGGCACCTCATTACCAACATTCAGAAATAGGCTTTAACTATCGCCTCAGCAATGTTTTGGCAGGGATTGGTCGGGGTCAATTGCAAGTTTTAAGCGATCGCGTCGCCGCTAGACGCCGCAACTTTGAGATTTACCAACAAGCTTTAGGAAAGTTGCCAGGAATCGAATTCATGCCAGAAGCCAGTTTTGGACGTGCTACCCGTTGGCTGACTTGCCTGACCATCAATCCCCAGGTTTTTGGTGCAGATCGAGAACAAGTACGCCTAGCACTTGCCGCACAACAAATTGAAGCCCGTCCTGTCTGGAAACCTTTGCACCTCCAGCCCGTATTTGCTAACTGTGAAGCTATTGGTGGTAGTGTAGCAGAAGAATTATTTACACAGGGTCTTTGCTTGCCTTCAGGCTCGAATCTCACAGACGAAGATTTAGAGCGAGTAATTAATGCGATCGCCAAAATGCACCATCCTATAGAACAACTCATTTGA